One genomic region from Mycobacterium basiliense encodes:
- a CDS encoding GAP family protein produces the protein MFTMWSGLLPLIFGSALEPIEMAITIMLLGTPSHLRAASAWIAGHGVTRLLQGLIFGTILHWGARRTTANHPQHWIVSTVLLVVALIFLITAARELLSADDPEAPPPKWMEILTSATPTKAFLIGAGLMTVSVKSWVFTLAAIGVIGNAGAGRAVNMLAYVAFVALATSGNLIIVGLAALFPERSRSLLDRILGWLQDNNRPIMIVVGLVFGIWFGFKALHGLGML, from the coding sequence ATGTTTACGATGTGGAGCGGTCTGCTGCCACTGATTTTTGGCAGCGCGCTGGAACCGATTGAGATGGCGATAACGATCATGCTGCTGGGCACGCCGTCGCACCTTCGGGCGGCCAGCGCGTGGATCGCTGGGCATGGTGTCACCCGTTTGCTGCAGGGCTTGATCTTCGGCACCATCTTGCATTGGGGAGCCCGCCGCACCACTGCGAATCACCCGCAGCATTGGATCGTATCGACCGTACTTCTGGTGGTGGCCCTGATCTTTCTGATCACCGCGGCGCGAGAGTTGTTGAGTGCCGACGACCCCGAGGCGCCACCGCCGAAATGGATGGAAATCCTGACGTCGGCAACACCAACCAAGGCCTTCCTCATCGGCGCGGGTCTCATGACGGTGTCGGTGAAGTCATGGGTTTTCACGCTGGCTGCCATCGGCGTGATCGGCAACGCCGGTGCGGGGCGAGCGGTCAACATGTTGGCTTACGTCGCCTTCGTGGCACTCGCCACGAGTGGGAACCTGATCATCGTCGGTCTCGCTGCGCTCTTTCCCGAGCGGTCGCGGTCCCTGTTGGACCGAATCCTGGGTTGGCTACAGGACAATAACCGGCCAATCATGATCGTCGTGGGCCTGGTGTTCGGAATCTGGTTCGGCTTCAAGGCCCTGCACGGCCTCGGCATGCTGTAG
- a CDS encoding SDR family oxidoreductase — protein MSVLDLFDLRGKRALITGASTGIGKKVALAYSEAGAEVAIAARHSDALQTLADEIAAAGGKAIPICCDVTQQDQVASMVDQTIGELGGVDIAVCNAGIVAVTPMLDITLQEFQRIQNTNVTGVFLTAQAAARAMVAHGQGGSIITTASMSGHIINVPQQVSHYCTSKAAVVHLTKAMAVELAPHNIRVNSVSPGYILTELVEPLAEYHALWEPKIPLGRIGRPEELTGLYLYLASAASSYMTGSDIVIDGGYTCP, from the coding sequence ATGAGTGTGTTAGACCTGTTCGACTTGCGCGGCAAGCGGGCGCTCATCACCGGGGCCTCCACCGGCATCGGCAAGAAAGTGGCGCTGGCCTACAGCGAAGCCGGGGCCGAAGTCGCGATAGCCGCACGGCATTCCGACGCCCTTCAGACGTTGGCCGACGAGATCGCTGCGGCTGGCGGCAAAGCCATTCCTATCTGCTGTGATGTGACGCAGCAGGATCAGGTTGCCAGCATGGTGGACCAGACGATAGGTGAGCTGGGTGGCGTCGACATCGCCGTTTGCAATGCTGGAATAGTCGCTGTCACCCCGATGCTGGACATCACCCTGCAAGAGTTCCAGCGCATACAGAACACGAACGTGACCGGGGTCTTTCTCACTGCGCAGGCGGCTGCCAGGGCGATGGTCGCACACGGCCAGGGCGGAAGCATCATTACCACGGCGTCGATGTCTGGGCACATCATCAATGTCCCCCAACAGGTAAGCCACTACTGCACTTCCAAGGCAGCAGTCGTACACCTGACCAAGGCCATGGCCGTGGAGTTGGCTCCGCACAACATCCGGGTGAACAGCGTCAGTCCGGGATACATCCTCACCGAGCTCGTCGAGCCGCTGGCGGAATACCACGCGCTCTGGGAGCCAAAGATTCCGCTGGGCCGCATCGGCCGGCCGGAAGAACTTACGGGCCTATACCTGTACCTCGCCAGCGCGGCGTCCAGCTACATGACCGGCTCGGACATCGTCATCGACGGCGGTTACACCTGCCCGTGA
- a CDS encoding antibiotic biosynthesis monooxygenase, whose protein sequence is MLGPGDDAVSVIIGQAVRAGFEDDYLTWQKRAHSAASRYPGYVGCELQAPSGGQKDWVGVYRFDSVANAQNWINSETRQALLNEAAEMFAGPGTRQVVARSTKANDALVTVVVTHRVPEEKAEEFQAWQREITAAESKFPGFRGAEVFRPVRGLQDEWTICYRFANAESLDAWLTSDARKQFLRHPHFRDFKMRKIDHSFGNWFVFGEQSAAPPSDFKTAVAVWMGLYPTVMLLTLLITPFHMPLWAAMLVGNLLSSFAMSYVTMPYYGNPILGWWLKPKPDAAQPGTNVRGIALVLLVNAAWVGVFYLVTIRFWHLQ, encoded by the coding sequence ATGCTCGGGCCTGGCGATGACGCGGTGAGTGTGATCATCGGCCAGGCTGTGCGGGCCGGGTTCGAGGACGACTACTTGACGTGGCAGAAAAGAGCGCATTCCGCTGCATCGCGCTACCCGGGCTACGTAGGCTGCGAGCTGCAAGCGCCCAGTGGCGGGCAGAAGGACTGGGTGGGTGTCTACCGTTTCGATTCGGTGGCGAACGCGCAGAACTGGATCAACAGTGAGACCCGTCAGGCGCTGCTCAACGAGGCGGCCGAGATGTTCGCCGGACCGGGCACACGGCAGGTGGTGGCGCGCAGTACCAAAGCCAACGACGCATTGGTCACGGTCGTTGTGACGCACCGCGTTCCTGAGGAGAAGGCGGAGGAGTTCCAGGCGTGGCAGCGGGAAATTACGGCGGCTGAAAGCAAATTCCCGGGCTTCCGCGGCGCCGAGGTGTTTCGCCCGGTTCGCGGGCTTCAGGACGAATGGACGATTTGCTATCGATTCGCCAACGCCGAAAGCCTGGACGCCTGGCTAACCTCCGATGCGCGCAAGCAGTTTCTTCGTCATCCCCATTTCCGCGACTTCAAGATGCGCAAGATCGATCATTCCTTCGGCAACTGGTTTGTGTTCGGCGAGCAGAGCGCGGCGCCGCCATCGGATTTCAAGACCGCGGTCGCGGTGTGGATGGGGCTCTATCCCACCGTGATGTTGCTGACCCTGCTCATCACGCCATTCCATATGCCACTTTGGGCGGCGATGCTGGTCGGAAACCTGTTGTCGAGCTTCGCGATGAGTTATGTGACCATGCCCTACTACGGCAACCCGATCTTGGGTTGGTGGCTCAAACCTAAGCCCGACGCGGCACAGCCGGGCACCAATGTCCGAGGCATCGCGTTGGTGTTGCTCGTGAACGCGGCGTGGGTAGGCGTGTTTTACCTGGTAACAATCCGGTTCTGGCACCTTCAGTGA
- a CDS encoding alpha-L-fucosidase — MAEYLPTKKSLAAHPMPEWFENAKFGIFIHWGLYSVPGWAPLEADTQELIATKGPAYWLKHNPYAEWYQNTIGIPGSPSWRHHVETYGADFTYDDFKPIFNKALKQFDPDSWAQFFARVNARYIVLTTKHHDGFTLWPSRHPNPYKDSWQSTRDVVGDLTSAVRDRGLKMGLYYSGGYDWTFNPLVIKDLVGMAGSLVQTPEYAQYADNHIRELINRYQPSVLWNDIGYPPQSNLVELFAHYYNQVPDGVINDRWAQFPVPRVPGVEPLVKGGLSLANAVWRFLPNRFRVLDFPAGFHYDFRTPEYAQYDDIKTFKWESTRGVGNSFGNNRQEGPDEMLSLTELARGFADLVSKNGNLLLGIGPHPDGTIPEPQERLLANFGAWLDVTGEAYFDTRPWTIAEATATDGTGVRFTQGEDAVYATFLQAPGERRVGLLGLTGNADTRVRLLGGGTLEHDCTDDRINVTFPDRLDVWPAYALRITPKPRVKT, encoded by the coding sequence ATGGCCGAATACCTCCCGACCAAGAAATCACTTGCCGCACATCCCATGCCCGAATGGTTTGAAAACGCGAAGTTCGGCATCTTCATCCACTGGGGTCTGTATTCAGTGCCCGGATGGGCTCCGCTCGAGGCCGACACCCAGGAACTCATCGCGACCAAGGGTCCGGCGTATTGGCTCAAACACAACCCGTATGCCGAGTGGTACCAAAACACTATCGGTATCCCCGGCAGCCCGTCCTGGCGGCACCACGTTGAAACTTACGGCGCCGACTTCACTTACGACGACTTCAAACCGATCTTCAATAAGGCGTTGAAGCAGTTCGATCCCGACTCCTGGGCCCAGTTCTTCGCCCGGGTAAACGCTCGCTATATCGTCCTCACCACCAAGCACCACGACGGCTTCACGTTGTGGCCCAGCCGGCATCCCAACCCTTACAAGGACTCCTGGCAATCCACCCGCGATGTGGTCGGAGACCTGACGAGCGCCGTGCGCGACCGCGGCCTGAAGATGGGGCTGTACTACTCGGGCGGATACGACTGGACGTTCAACCCGCTAGTCATCAAAGACCTTGTGGGAATGGCTGGTTCGCTCGTGCAGACCCCCGAGTATGCCCAATACGCGGACAACCACATCCGAGAACTCATCAACCGCTACCAGCCATCGGTGCTCTGGAACGACATCGGCTATCCGCCCCAGTCCAATCTCGTCGAACTATTTGCGCATTACTACAACCAGGTGCCGGACGGAGTCATCAACGACCGCTGGGCGCAATTTCCGGTACCCAGGGTTCCCGGTGTGGAGCCACTGGTGAAGGGCGGTCTCAGTTTGGCCAACGCGGTATGGCGGTTCCTGCCCAACCGATTCCGGGTCCTCGACTTCCCCGCTGGCTTTCACTATGATTTCCGCACCCCGGAATACGCCCAATACGACGACATCAAGACGTTCAAATGGGAATCGACTCGCGGCGTGGGGAACTCATTCGGTAACAACCGCCAAGAGGGTCCCGACGAGATGCTGTCCCTCACCGAACTGGCTCGTGGCTTCGCCGACCTGGTAAGCAAGAACGGCAACCTGCTGCTGGGTATCGGGCCGCACCCGGACGGTACGATTCCCGAGCCGCAAGAAAGACTGCTCGCGAACTTCGGCGCATGGCTCGACGTGACGGGGGAAGCTTACTTCGATACCCGGCCTTGGACTATCGCGGAGGCCACCGCCACCGACGGCACCGGAGTGCGGTTCACACAGGGCGAAGATGCAGTGTATGCGACGTTCCTACAGGCTCCTGGCGAACGCCGGGTGGGACTGTTAGGGCTCACGGGGAATGCGGATACCAGGGTGCGGCTACTCGGCGGCGGCACCCTCGAACACGACTGCACCGACGACCGCATCAACGTCACCTTCCCCGACAGACTGGACGTCTGGCCGGCCTACGCGCTGAGGATCACTCCCAAGCCCAGGGTGAAGACCTGA
- a CDS encoding aminoglycoside phosphotransferase family protein, whose product MRRLIDSQFPQWSSLAIKSVAPQGIDNRTFRLGTQLSVRLPAGDRYAGQVAKEQRWLPRLAPQLPLAIPQPVAMGTPAYCYPHHWSVYRWLEGTTAAQTITDWRPIARRLAEFLRALRGINPSGGPRPGPHNFFRGASVSVYSDEAQAAIDDLGDDIDGSAVRAAWAAAVDSRWTGEPRWFHGDIAADNLLTHDGCLTAVIDFGLSGIGDPACDSVIAWTHFDGASRNAFRRALGVDAATWRRGRGWALWKALITLRSSLEADHQRAAAACRAIIERILSDHAADH is encoded by the coding sequence GTGCGTCGCCTCATCGACTCGCAATTCCCCCAGTGGTCCTCGCTAGCCATCAAATCCGTTGCACCACAAGGCATAGATAACCGCACCTTCCGGCTCGGCACCCAGCTGTCGGTACGGTTGCCGGCGGGCGACCGGTATGCGGGTCAGGTTGCCAAGGAACAGCGCTGGCTTCCCCGACTGGCGCCACAACTGCCCCTGGCGATACCGCAACCAGTCGCCATGGGCACACCGGCCTATTGCTACCCCCATCATTGGTCGGTGTACCGCTGGCTCGAAGGCACCACCGCGGCCCAGACGATCACTGACTGGCGCCCAATCGCCCGGCGGCTTGCCGAGTTTCTGCGCGCACTGCGCGGCATCAATCCCAGCGGTGGTCCACGGCCCGGACCGCACAACTTCTTTCGTGGGGCATCGGTTTCGGTCTACTCGGACGAAGCTCAGGCCGCGATCGATGACCTCGGCGATGACATCGATGGCTCCGCTGTGCGGGCCGCATGGGCCGCCGCCGTCGACAGCAGGTGGACCGGCGAGCCGCGCTGGTTTCACGGTGACATTGCGGCGGACAACTTGCTGACCCACGATGGGTGCCTGACCGCAGTTATCGACTTCGGCCTTAGCGGCATCGGAGATCCCGCTTGCGACAGTGTCATCGCCTGGACCCACTTCGACGGCGCCAGCCGAAATGCATTTCGCCGAGCTCTTGGTGTCGATGCCGCTACCTGGCGCCGCGGCCGCGGATGGGCGCTGTGGAAGGCCCTGATCACCTTGCGTAGCAGTCTGGAAGCCGACCACCAACGCGCCGCTGCGGCTTGTCGGGCCATCATCGAGCGCATTCTCAGCGATCACGCGGCTGATCACTAG
- a CDS encoding YqjF family protein yields MSALPDPSDSESAASQYLAGYPVSPAPLARPVIFEQHWCDLTFLHWPVLPASVADMYPPGTRPDVFADGLTYVGLVPFSMTSTKVGTALPLPYFGRFLETNVRLYSVDDAGRHGVMFRSLETARLAVVPVTRIGLGVPYTWARMRMGWAGSRVTYASVRRWPRRGLRSRLTITVGEQVEPTPLEIWLTARWGAHTRKAGRTWWVPNEHGPWRLHAAEIVELDEQLISASGARPAGELLRALFSPGVRTRFGRPCIVERMV; encoded by the coding sequence GTGAGCGCCCTACCCGACCCGTCGGACTCAGAGTCGGCGGCAAGTCAGTACCTTGCTGGCTATCCTGTCTCGCCGGCGCCCCTGGCCCGCCCGGTTATCTTCGAACAGCACTGGTGCGACCTGACCTTTCTCCATTGGCCCGTGCTGCCGGCGAGCGTCGCGGATATGTATCCGCCGGGGACACGCCCCGACGTGTTCGCTGATGGGTTGACGTACGTCGGCCTGGTTCCGTTTTCCATGACCAGCACCAAGGTCGGCACGGCGCTGCCGCTCCCGTATTTTGGCCGGTTCCTCGAGACAAACGTCCGCCTCTACTCGGTGGACGACGCCGGCCGCCACGGCGTCATGTTCCGTTCGCTGGAAACGGCTCGCCTGGCCGTTGTGCCCGTCACCCGCATCGGCCTCGGTGTTCCTTACACTTGGGCGCGGATGCGGATGGGATGGGCTGGATCACGCGTCACCTATGCCAGCGTGCGACGCTGGCCCCGGCGTGGCCTACGCAGCCGGCTGACAATCACCGTAGGCGAGCAGGTCGAACCGACTCCCTTGGAAATCTGGCTCACCGCTCGTTGGGGAGCACACACTCGCAAGGCCGGACGGACGTGGTGGGTGCCGAACGAACACGGACCCTGGCGGTTGCATGCGGCGGAGATCGTCGAGCTGGATGAGCAGCTGATCTCGGCGAGCGGCGCGCGGCCCGCGGGGGAGCTCTTGCGTGCCCTGTTTTCACCCGGCGTACGAACCCGTTTCGGCCGCCCGTGCATCGTCGAGCGCATGGTGTAG
- a CDS encoding nuclear transport factor 2 family protein has product MGNFPKSEIDQAVRHYSAVTEECSASGNWGPFADLFTEDVIYTEHHYGVFHGREAVREWIVAVMAPFPNMRFPHEWIAYDEDNDAVVLMIKNLLDHPTDPSGEPFWFPNWTRLVYAGDGLFSSEEDIYNPNRDAPRVIAAWMHAGGKLATNEIPQPET; this is encoded by the coding sequence ATGGGCAACTTCCCGAAATCCGAAATAGATCAAGCAGTCAGGCACTACTCCGCAGTCACCGAGGAGTGCTCTGCCTCTGGAAATTGGGGGCCCTTCGCAGATTTGTTCACCGAAGACGTCATCTATACCGAACACCACTACGGGGTATTTCACGGGCGCGAGGCAGTGCGCGAGTGGATCGTTGCGGTCATGGCGCCTTTTCCGAACATGCGCTTCCCCCACGAGTGGATTGCCTACGACGAAGACAACGACGCCGTCGTGCTGATGATCAAGAACCTGCTCGATCACCCCACCGATCCCAGCGGTGAGCCGTTCTGGTTCCCCAACTGGACCCGACTCGTCTACGCCGGTGACGGCCTGTTTTCCAGTGAGGAAGACATCTACAACCCCAACCGTGATGCACCCCGCGTCATCGCTGCCTGGATGCACGCCGGCGGCAAGCTAGCCACCAACGAGATCCCACAACCCGAGACCTAA
- a CDS encoding arylsulfatase: MVDLPREDQPFTGVINPAVADSIPVKPSITYPPAGAPNVVLVLLDDVGFGAPSTFGGPIPTPALDRVARTGLRYNQFHTTALCSPTRAALLTGRNHHSAHMGTICEIAYGFPGYDSVIPQSTATIAQILRMNGYNTALFGKAHLTPTWEIGPAGPFDRWPTGLGFERFYGFLGGDTSQYEPALYDQTTPIEPYLGRDDYHLTEDLADKAIDWIRRQQTCAPDKPFFLYFAPGATHSPHQVWPEWSDRFAGRFDDGWDALRERIYARQIEMGIIPSGTQLTPRPEQIPGWADYDDRYRPVARRLMEVYAGFLAHTDAQIDRVIDAIDELGQWDNTLFIYVCGDNGASAEGTLHGAWSCPAFQNGLPEDPEWLLEHLADFGTGRCENHYNVGWAWALDSPFQWMKQVASHFGGTRNGMAISWPSGITAAGEQRGQFHHVIDVVPTILEVTGIEMPMHVNGVEQKAIEGVSMRYSFDDADAETRRTTQYFEIFGNRAVYHRGWIASCFHGRLPWIRTQQTAPFGEAERWELYHLGDDFSQGVDLAQQHPDKLAELQAVFDAEARKYNVYPISDATLARALPANRPDLLDERTSVTYYPGQVRIPETSTLSYSSTSFELKAHLQIPPAGAQGVVISLGGAMAGWSLYLRAGIPHFAYSYLGHELTTVSAREPLPEGPVALGLSFDYDGGGLGKGASVSLLVDDAEVASGRLERTVPFRFSLSGETLDVGTDTGSPVAPYGHDFRFTGRIERIDATVRPQPTDLAAAIADAELRAALGSQ; encoded by the coding sequence ATGGTCGATTTGCCGCGCGAGGACCAGCCATTCACCGGGGTCATCAACCCGGCAGTGGCCGATTCCATCCCGGTCAAACCGTCCATCACCTATCCGCCCGCGGGCGCCCCGAATGTCGTCCTCGTACTGCTTGACGATGTCGGATTCGGTGCCCCGTCGACGTTTGGGGGACCGATCCCAACGCCGGCGCTGGACCGAGTTGCCCGTACCGGCCTGCGCTACAACCAGTTCCACACCACGGCACTGTGTTCACCGACACGGGCCGCGCTGCTGACCGGACGCAACCACCACAGCGCGCACATGGGCACCATCTGCGAAATCGCGTACGGATTTCCCGGTTACGACAGCGTGATACCACAAAGCACGGCAACCATCGCCCAGATCTTGCGGATGAACGGTTACAACACCGCACTATTCGGCAAGGCGCACCTCACTCCGACCTGGGAGATCGGTCCGGCCGGCCCGTTCGACCGCTGGCCCACCGGGCTCGGATTCGAACGCTTTTACGGTTTCCTGGGCGGCGATACATCCCAGTATGAACCGGCGCTGTACGACCAGACCACGCCCATCGAACCCTACCTCGGCCGCGACGATTACCATCTCACCGAGGATCTGGCCGACAAAGCGATCGACTGGATCCGACGACAGCAGACCTGCGCGCCGGACAAGCCGTTCTTTCTGTACTTCGCCCCCGGGGCAACACACAGCCCTCATCAGGTGTGGCCGGAATGGTCGGACCGCTTCGCAGGCCGGTTCGACGACGGCTGGGATGCGTTGCGCGAGCGGATATACGCCCGCCAAATCGAAATGGGCATCATTCCGTCCGGCACTCAACTGACCCCACGACCCGAGCAGATACCGGGGTGGGCCGACTACGACGACCGCTACCGGCCGGTGGCCCGACGCCTGATGGAGGTTTACGCCGGGTTTTTGGCCCATACCGACGCTCAGATCGACCGGGTCATCGATGCCATCGACGAGTTAGGGCAGTGGGACAACACGCTGTTCATCTACGTGTGCGGAGATAACGGCGCCTCGGCGGAGGGGACACTACACGGGGCATGGAGCTGTCCGGCGTTTCAAAATGGGCTACCCGAGGATCCCGAGTGGCTGCTAGAACACCTAGCCGATTTCGGTACCGGACGCTGCGAGAACCACTACAACGTCGGTTGGGCCTGGGCGCTCGACTCACCGTTTCAGTGGATGAAACAGGTGGCATCCCATTTCGGGGGAACCCGCAACGGTATGGCGATTTCGTGGCCCAGCGGGATCACCGCGGCAGGTGAGCAACGCGGCCAGTTTCACCACGTGATCGACGTCGTTCCCACGATTCTGGAGGTCACCGGCATCGAGATGCCGATGCACGTCAATGGCGTCGAGCAGAAGGCGATCGAAGGTGTCAGTATGCGCTATTCGTTCGACGATGCCGATGCTGAAACTCGCCGAACCACACAATACTTCGAGATATTCGGTAATCGCGCCGTCTACCATCGGGGCTGGATCGCATCGTGCTTCCATGGTCGGCTGCCGTGGATTCGGACGCAGCAGACCGCTCCGTTCGGCGAGGCCGAGCGTTGGGAGCTCTACCATCTGGGCGACGACTTCAGTCAAGGGGTGGATCTGGCCCAGCAACACCCGGACAAGCTCGCCGAGCTGCAAGCCGTTTTCGACGCCGAGGCACGCAAATACAACGTCTACCCAATCAGCGACGCGACGCTGGCCCGCGCCCTACCCGCCAACCGACCCGATCTGCTGGACGAGCGTACCTCGGTCACCTATTACCCCGGTCAGGTTCGCATTCCCGAAACCTCGACGCTGTCCTACAGCAGTACATCGTTCGAGCTGAAGGCCCACCTGCAGATCCCGCCGGCCGGGGCGCAGGGGGTGGTCATCAGCCTTGGCGGTGCGATGGCCGGATGGAGCCTGTACCTGCGTGCCGGCATCCCGCACTTTGCCTATAGCTACCTGGGCCATGAGCTCACCACTGTGTCGGCGCGCGAGCCGCTGCCGGAAGGGCCAGTTGCCCTTGGCCTTTCGTTCGACTATGACGGCGGGGGGCTCGGTAAGGGCGCATCGGTGTCGCTGCTCGTCGACGACGCCGAGGTGGCCAGTGGACGCCTCGAGCGGACGGTCCCGTTCCGATTCTCGCTAAGTGGCGAAACCTTGGATGTCGGAACCGATACCGGTTCGCCGGTCGCACCGTACGGGCACGATTTCCGGTTCACCGGCCGGATCGAGCGGATCGACGCCACCGTTCGCCCGCAGCCCACCGACTTGGCCGCCGCGATCGCCGATGCCGAGCTGCGTGCGGCCCTGGGCTCCCAGTAG
- a CDS encoding 8-oxoguanine deaminase, which produces MPILVIDGAAVATVDAAAAEFSPGHVVVEDDLIVAVGDGPAPEAPGATVVDGRGCLVTPGLVNTHDHLYQWITRGYAQDNSLFEWLTVLYPVWGQLDAELQFAAASAALARLALTGCTTTTDHHYVFPRSGGDLLGAGIAAAQRIGIRFHPTRGSMDLGVSSGGLPPEHTVEDIDTILTACQQAVDTHHDPGFGSMLQIALAPCSPFSVTGDLMRQSALLARDLGVRLHTHLAETRDEEEFCLAQFGARPVDYVESLGWLGEDVWLAHCVHLSDSDINRFAATGTGVAHCPTSNGRLGAGIAPVTELLAADVAVGLGVDGGCTEHRAMANELREATLAARFRLGPGALSARQALRMATVGGARCLGRERELGSLEPGKLADIALWQVDGLGLADVVDPVWALVYGPSAPLRLLLVNGKTVVADGELRTADTAAVAREARTAAATLRRRAND; this is translated from the coding sequence ATGCCCATTCTGGTCATCGATGGCGCCGCGGTCGCAACCGTCGATGCCGCGGCCGCTGAGTTCTCACCCGGGCACGTCGTGGTCGAAGACGATCTGATCGTTGCGGTCGGAGATGGACCGGCACCAGAAGCGCCGGGGGCAACCGTCGTCGACGGCCGCGGCTGCCTGGTGACACCCGGATTGGTCAACACTCACGATCACCTCTACCAGTGGATCACCAGGGGCTACGCCCAAGACAACTCGCTGTTTGAGTGGCTGACCGTCTTGTATCCGGTCTGGGGTCAGTTGGATGCGGAGCTGCAATTCGCCGCGGCCAGCGCGGCGCTGGCCAGGCTGGCGCTCACCGGCTGCACCACGACGACCGATCACCACTACGTCTTTCCCCGCAGCGGCGGTGACCTGCTGGGCGCCGGGATCGCTGCGGCGCAACGTATCGGGATCCGATTCCACCCCACCCGGGGGTCGATGGATCTTGGCGTCTCATCAGGCGGGCTGCCGCCCGAGCACACCGTCGAAGACATCGACACGATACTGACGGCGTGTCAGCAAGCCGTTGACACGCACCATGATCCCGGGTTCGGCTCGATGCTACAAATCGCGCTTGCGCCGTGCTCACCGTTCTCGGTTACCGGGGATTTGATGCGTCAGTCGGCGCTGCTGGCACGCGATCTGGGCGTGCGCCTGCACACCCACCTCGCCGAGACGCGCGATGAGGAAGAGTTCTGCCTCGCACAATTCGGCGCGCGCCCGGTGGACTACGTCGAATCGCTGGGTTGGCTAGGTGAGGACGTGTGGCTGGCGCACTGTGTGCACCTGTCCGACAGCGACATCAACAGGTTCGCCGCCACCGGAACCGGCGTTGCGCACTGCCCAACCTCCAATGGACGGCTCGGGGCGGGCATCGCTCCTGTCACTGAGCTGCTGGCCGCGGACGTGGCCGTCGGACTGGGCGTGGACGGCGGCTGCACCGAACACCGGGCAATGGCCAACGAACTGCGCGAAGCCACGCTGGCCGCGCGCTTCCGGCTGGGGCCCGGGGCGCTCAGCGCCCGCCAGGCATTGCGGATGGCCACCGTCGGCGGCGCCAGATGCCTTGGCCGCGAACGCGAACTCGGGTCTCTCGAGCCCGGCAAGCTGGCCGATATCGCGCTATGGCAGGTCGATGGGCTCGGCCTCGCCGATGTCGTAGACCCGGTGTGGGCACTGGTCTACGGTCCATCCGCGCCGCTGCGGTTGCTCCTGGTGAACGGGAAAACCGTGGTCGCCGACGGAGAGTTACGCACCGCCGACACCGCCGCCGTCGCCAGGGAGGCCCGCACGGCTGCCGCGACGCTGCGCCGCCGCGCCAACGACTGA
- a CDS encoding cupin domain-containing protein, which produces MPSNRVVFASLLEQAKELRGADDWQPFRPGVEAHWLYKEGDGGPSAVLLRYERGARVAEHEHVGYEHIFVLEGEQFDEHGTYPAGSFVVNPPGTRHSPGSVGGCVALLIYEKPVRFLSE; this is translated from the coding sequence ATGCCCAGCAACCGAGTTGTCTTTGCCAGCCTTCTTGAGCAGGCCAAGGAACTGCGCGGTGCGGATGACTGGCAGCCATTTCGGCCCGGCGTCGAAGCGCACTGGCTATACAAGGAAGGCGATGGTGGGCCGTCCGCGGTGCTGCTGCGCTATGAACGGGGAGCCCGCGTAGCCGAGCACGAACACGTGGGGTATGAGCACATATTCGTGTTGGAGGGTGAGCAATTCGACGAACATGGCACCTACCCCGCGGGCAGTTTTGTCGTGAATCCACCCGGTACCAGGCACTCACCCGGCAGCGTCGGAGGCTGCGTGGCACTACTGATCTACGAGAAGCCCGTCCGGTTCCTGTCCGAGTAG
- a CDS encoding cysteine hydrolase family protein, giving the protein MPVIDARPFPYQFDINHSALVCIDMQRDFCMPGGFADSLGNDVKNVAPCIPVIRELQDAFRRIGVPVIHTKECHKPDLSDLPTAKLNRGNPKLKIGSVGPLGRILIDGEGGSDFIAENVPLKDELVIPKPGKDAFYRTVFHDYLMTRNISNLVITGITTEVCVQTTMRCANDRGYDCLLIEDATDSYFPEFKEMTLRSLVAQGGIVGWTCTSDKLLDALASI; this is encoded by the coding sequence ATGCCAGTTATCGACGCGCGTCCGTTCCCCTATCAGTTCGACATCAACCACTCGGCGCTGGTCTGCATTGATATGCAGCGGGATTTCTGCATGCCCGGCGGATTCGCCGACTCCCTTGGCAACGATGTCAAGAATGTCGCACCCTGCATCCCGGTTATCCGAGAGCTGCAAGATGCCTTTCGTAGGATCGGTGTGCCGGTGATCCATACCAAAGAGTGCCACAAACCGGATCTGTCCGACCTGCCGACGGCCAAGCTCAATCGGGGCAATCCGAAATTGAAGATCGGCAGTGTCGGTCCGCTGGGACGAATCCTGATCGACGGCGAGGGAGGGTCGGATTTCATCGCCGAGAATGTTCCGCTGAAGGACGAGCTCGTTATTCCCAAACCCGGAAAAGATGCGTTCTATCGCACCGTCTTTCATGACTACCTCATGACCCGCAACATCAGCAACCTGGTGATCACTGGGATTACGACGGAGGTCTGCGTGCAGACCACGATGCGTTGTGCAAACGATCGTGGCTACGACTGCCTGCTGATCGAGGATGCGACCGACAGCTACTTTCCCGAATTCAAAGAAATGACGCTGCGGTCTCTGGTCGCGCAGGGCGGTATCGTCGGGTGGACCTGTACCTCGGACAAACTCTTGGATGCGTTGGCGTCGATATGA